In a genomic window of Halobiforma lacisalsi AJ5:
- a CDS encoding TIGR04024 family LLM class F420-dependent oxidoreductase — translation MTDTDTDTDRSLHLPVAAQPSVDTIVDYARRGEERGYEYAWLPETWGRDAPTVLTNIARETETIGLGPSIVNVYSRSPALLGQTATTLQEVADGRLRMGIAPSGPAVIEGWHGVDFDRPLRRTREYLEIMRAVMSGETVNYDGQIFSLSGFRLRCDPPEDPVPIDAAGMGPKSVELAGRFADGWHATVFTSDGLEDRLEDLRRGADLGDRDPEDVRVTLSLTACALEDGERARELAREHLAFYVGAMGTYYRESLSRQGYEDEANEIAAAWASGDKEGALEAIPEALLDAIGAAGTPERAREELRKFEEIDGLDDIAIGFPRGATPEEIEDTIDHLAPASKH, via the coding sequence ATGACAGACACAGACACAGACACAGACAGAAGCCTTCACCTCCCGGTCGCTGCACAGCCGAGCGTCGATACCATCGTCGACTACGCTCGACGCGGAGAAGAACGCGGCTACGAGTACGCCTGGCTCCCCGAAACGTGGGGCCGGGACGCCCCGACAGTGCTCACGAACATCGCGCGCGAGACCGAGACGATCGGCCTCGGGCCGAGCATCGTCAACGTCTACTCCCGGTCGCCGGCCCTGCTCGGCCAGACCGCGACGACCCTCCAGGAGGTCGCCGATGGCCGTCTCCGGATGGGGATCGCCCCCAGCGGCCCCGCCGTCATCGAGGGCTGGCACGGCGTCGACTTCGACCGCCCGCTACGGCGGACCCGCGAGTACCTCGAGATCATGCGCGCGGTCATGTCCGGCGAGACTGTCAACTACGACGGCCAGATTTTCTCGCTGTCGGGCTTCCGACTGCGCTGTGATCCGCCCGAAGACCCCGTGCCGATCGACGCCGCCGGCATGGGCCCCAAGTCGGTCGAACTCGCCGGCCGGTTCGCCGACGGCTGGCACGCAACCGTCTTCACGTCCGACGGCCTCGAGGATCGACTCGAGGACCTCCGCCGTGGCGCCGACCTGGGCGACCGCGACCCGGAGGACGTCCGCGTCACGCTCTCGCTGACGGCCTGCGCGCTCGAGGACGGCGAGCGCGCCCGCGAACTGGCGCGCGAGCACCTGGCGTTCTACGTCGGTGCGATGGGCACGTACTACCGCGAATCGCTCTCCCGACAGGGGTACGAGGACGAGGCCAACGAGATCGCTGCTGCCTGGGCAAGTGGCGACAAAGAGGGTGCCCTCGAGGCGATTCCGGAGGCGTTGCTCGACGCGATCGGGGCCGCCGGAACCCCCGAACGAGCCCGCGAGGAACTCCGGAAGTTCGAGGAGATCGACGGCCTCGACGATATCGCGATCGGCTTCCCCCGCGGAGCGACCCCCGAAGAGATCGAGGACACGATCGACCACCTCGCGCCCGCGTCGAAGCACTGA